A window of the Oryza brachyantha chromosome 5, ObraRS2, whole genome shotgun sequence genome harbors these coding sequences:
- the LOC121054544 gene encoding uncharacterized protein LOC121054544 produces the protein MGKRRGAAVAPASAAPVFPFPAAADADEPWHFSDYGSGDDSRLQCFFSHATRLKRQKPISKKQHQQKQQRRRWWSSAASAAILFFKRGSSSSFSFSATVYSTAAPPAPAGPLYLAVDEDDGGAAAAACACWAPAMRSGHLAVSELGASASVLPYVSLRDSAGGGAPAMPIYLVT, from the exons atggggaagaggaggggagcggcggtggcgccggcctCAGCGGCGCCCGTGTTCCCGTtcccggcggccgccgacgccgacgagccgTGGCACTTCAGCGATTACGGCTCCGGTGATGATTCCCGGCTACAGTGCTTCTTCtcccat GCCACGCGGTTAAAGCGCCAGAAGCCCATCTCCAAGAAACAGCaccagcagaagcagcagcgccgccggtggtggagctccgccgcctccgccgcgatCCTTTTCTTCAAgcgcggctcctcctcctccttctccttctccgccACCGTCTACAGCACGGCCGCTCCCCCGGCACCGGCAGGGCCACTGTACCTCGCCGTagacgaagacgacggcggggcggcggcggcggcgtgcgcgtGCTGGGCGCCGGCCATGCGGTCCGGCCACCTCGCGGTCTCCGAGCTCGGCGCGTCCGCCTCCGTGCTCCCATACGTCAGCCTCAGGGAcagcgccggaggaggagctccggcGATGCCCATCTACCTGGTGACGTAG
- the LOC121054435 gene encoding E3 ubiquitin-protein ligase EL5-like, with the protein MLIYYYLWRFFSAKSDGDDDGGALSGRVAAAGGGGDGDSDGDDDDAGSPSQAVSPKARDRQAMERAITALPVFVVHIPSPSGVSTSASGDGGAADDASSKVAAECAICIAEFADGEEGRLLPRCGHRFHARCVDMWFQLHSTCPLCRAAVLPPPPPREHDDGQAQAVAVTPPPPDAHDASSDNCPV; encoded by the coding sequence ATGCTCATCTACTACTACCTGTGGCGGTTCTTCTCCGCGaagagcgacggcgacgacgacggcggcgcgctgtCGGGGCGGGTGGCGGCCGCGGGCGGGGGAGGGGACGGCGACAGtgacggtgacgacgacgacgcggggTCACCGTCGCAGGCCGTGTCGCCCAAGGCGAGGGACCGGCAGGCGATGGAGCGTGCCATCACCGCGCTGCCCGTCTTCGTCGTGCACATCCCCAGCCCCTCCGgcgtctccacctccgccagcggcgacggcggcgctgctgaTGATGCTAGTAGCAAGGTGGCGGCGGAGTGCGCGATCTGCATCGCGGAGTTCGcggacggcgaggagggccGCCTGCTGCCGCGGTGCGGGCACCGGTTCCACGCGCGGTGCGTCGACATGTGGTTCCAGCTCCACTCCACCTGCCCGctctgccgcgccgccgtcctgccgccgccgccgccgcgcgagcACGACGACGGCCAGGCGCAGGcggtcgccgtcacgccgccaccaccggaTGCCCATGATGCGAGCTCAGACAACTGTCCAGTGTGA